Proteins from one Erysipelothrix larvae genomic window:
- the hflX gene encoding GTPase HflX has protein sequence MTQKDKVLAVIIAQGNNAFEIEEDRQEFLGLAKACEMEVEAEASFKLKSPNAVTYFGDGNVQMVANVVQDSDYDAVIINVGLTGNQIKNLQERFKCTVLDKNMVLLQIFSKRAQSAESKARVEIANLNYMMSRMVGSYDDLGRQSGRGSGKNRGLGETKLELDRRHVRKRINLLKKKIEQFEKQRETQRSRRVNNTDLKVALVGYTNVGKSSLMNVLLSNDTKNVLEQDMVFASLDTTSRQIYNGDSSFILHDTVGYIENLPKALYPAFQSTRDEIMDADLILHVIDRSHPFYERQEQVIEDYLKSMQVEDVPVWKVYNKIDRLDEIFMSTPTVHFISTKDHQGIESLKACIHEFSNRSFH, from the coding sequence ATGACTCAAAAAGATAAAGTACTTGCAGTAATTATTGCGCAAGGGAATAATGCATTTGAAATCGAAGAAGATCGCCAAGAATTTTTAGGTCTTGCGAAAGCCTGTGAAATGGAAGTAGAGGCTGAAGCAAGTTTTAAACTCAAGTCACCCAATGCAGTGACATATTTTGGTGATGGAAATGTACAAATGGTTGCGAATGTTGTACAAGACAGTGATTATGACGCGGTTATTATTAATGTGGGATTGACTGGCAATCAAATTAAAAACTTGCAAGAGCGCTTTAAATGCACAGTTCTAGATAAGAATATGGTGTTATTACAGATATTCTCAAAACGAGCACAAAGTGCAGAATCTAAAGCACGTGTTGAAATTGCTAATTTGAATTATATGATGTCACGCATGGTAGGATCGTATGATGATCTGGGTCGCCAAAGTGGGCGAGGATCAGGAAAAAATAGAGGTTTAGGTGAAACAAAACTTGAACTTGATCGACGTCATGTCAGAAAACGCATTAATTTACTGAAAAAGAAAATTGAACAGTTTGAAAAACAACGCGAAACACAGCGCAGTCGTCGTGTGAATAACACGGACTTAAAAGTAGCCCTTGTAGGGTATACAAATGTTGGGAAGTCATCTTTGATGAATGTACTGCTATCAAATGACACTAAAAATGTCTTAGAACAAGACATGGTTTTTGCCAGTCTTGATACAACCTCTCGTCAAATCTATAATGGCGATTCGTCGTTTATTTTACATGATACAGTTGGGTATATTGAAAATCTTCCTAAAGCACTCTATCCTGCTTTCCAATCAACACGAGATGAGATCATGGACGCAGATTTAATCCTACATGTTATTGATCGCTCACATCCATTTTATGAGCGTCAAGAACAGGTAATTGAGGACTATCTCAAATCAATGCAGGTGGAAGATGTACCAGTTTGGAAAGTTTACAATAAGATTGATCGTCTCGATGAAATCTTTATGTCAACCCCTACAGTTCACTTTATCTCTACCAAGGACCATCAAGGGATTGAATCGCTAAAAGCATGCATTCATGAATTTTCGAACCGATCATTTCATTAG
- a CDS encoding glycerophosphodiester phosphodiesterase family protein — MKYYSHRGLYNPQQNILENSKEAFQCAVDENVGIELDVRLTRDKEVIVVHDASLKRIYGLDKSVEALSYNELNDLTKDTLRIMKFEEFLEFINGRVSLIVECKHCFDNTALCLKVAHLLDNYKGEFCVESFHPLIVRWFKKNRPHFKRGQLVMTKDRYDNGFLWFFGGSGITHWLTKPDFYAFHYRVGSRKLSHWYYRYLSRHCDIVLWTMKKNSPHHFDADAIIYETF, encoded by the coding sequence ATGAAATATTACAGTCATCGAGGACTTTATAATCCTCAACAAAACATACTTGAGAATTCAAAAGAAGCTTTTCAGTGTGCAGTAGATGAAAATGTAGGCATTGAACTGGATGTTAGGCTAACACGCGATAAAGAAGTCATTGTGGTTCATGATGCATCCTTAAAGCGAATCTATGGACTTGATAAGTCAGTAGAAGCCTTGAGCTATAATGAACTCAATGACCTTACCAAAGATACTTTAAGAATCATGAAATTTGAAGAATTCTTAGAGTTTATCAATGGCCGTGTTTCGTTAATTGTTGAATGTAAACATTGCTTTGATAACACAGCATTATGTCTAAAAGTGGCCCACTTATTGGATAATTATAAGGGTGAGTTTTGCGTCGAATCGTTCCATCCACTCATTGTAAGGTGGTTTAAGAAAAATAGACCGCACTTTAAAAGAGGACAATTAGTCATGACTAAAGATCGTTACGATAACGGGTTCTTGTGGTTTTTTGGAGGGTCAGGCATTACCCATTGGTTAACAAAACCTGACTTCTATGCATTTCATTATCGTGTAGGGAGTAGAAAATTAAGTCATTGGTATTACCGATATCTTTCAAGACATTGTGACATAGTACTTTGGACGATGAAAAAAAATTCACCCCATCATTTTGATGCAGATGCTATAATATATGAAACATTTTAG
- a CDS encoding PaaI family thioesterase → MSQNYHELLEIERISVTSKRSHLQIKLNDKHMNRYKYVHGGVYFSLADSAAGAILASEYETWVTLNSSFNFIAGCKLGTLNAYATLVSKTRKTCVIDVSVKDSQDTLCAVGTFTMYHIN, encoded by the coding sequence ATGAGTCAAAATTATCATGAATTACTTGAGATTGAACGTATCAGTGTAACAAGTAAGAGATCGCATTTACAAATCAAATTGAATGACAAACACATGAATCGTTACAAATATGTACATGGGGGTGTCTATTTCTCATTGGCTGACAGTGCAGCTGGAGCTATTTTAGCATCAGAGTATGAGACATGGGTTACCTTGAATTCATCATTTAATTTTATTGCGGGATGTAAACTTGGAACCTTGAATGCGTATGCGACTTTAGTCAGTAAAACACGCAAAACGTGTGTGATTGATGTATCAGTCAAAGACTCACAAGACACTTTATGTGCAGTTGGAACCTTTACGATGTATCACATTAATTAG
- a CDS encoding metal ABC transporter ATP-binding protein, translated as MNQIIQFNDVHFAYGKQEVLCGLKLDVIDHDFMAIVGANGSGKSTLLKIILGFLKPQEGNVSVNAKTLGYVPQGGLLNVSSFPANALEIVMLRLKGDSFVSSLSKKRKERALEALKKVGMEDAAYKLISTLSGGQLQRVLIAREIGANPDLLILDEPTNGLDEASVKGLFELLQKLNQELGVSILVVNHDLEEIKPYVNRLIRVENKHCHEVTL; from the coding sequence ATGAATCAAATTATACAATTTAATGATGTACACTTTGCCTATGGAAAACAAGAAGTTTTATGTGGATTGAAACTTGATGTTATCGATCATGATTTTATGGCAATTGTAGGAGCGAATGGTTCTGGTAAATCTACATTATTAAAAATCATTTTAGGATTTCTTAAACCACAAGAAGGAAATGTATCAGTGAATGCAAAAACACTTGGATATGTACCTCAAGGTGGTCTTTTAAATGTATCGTCATTTCCCGCTAACGCACTTGAAATCGTAATGTTGCGACTAAAAGGTGACAGTTTTGTATCAAGTCTAAGCAAGAAACGTAAAGAGCGTGCTCTTGAAGCATTGAAGAAAGTTGGAATGGAAGATGCAGCTTACAAACTGATTTCCACATTAAGCGGAGGTCAACTTCAACGTGTTCTTATTGCTCGTGAAATAGGAGCAAATCCAGACTTACTAATTCTTGATGAACCGACGAATGGATTGGATGAAGCATCTGTAAAAGGATTGTTTGAGTTACTGCAAAAACTCAATCAAGAATTAGGTGTTTCAATTCTTGTTGTGAATCATGATCTCGAAGAAATTAAACCTTATGTAAACAGGCTTATTCGCGTTGAAAACAAACACTGCCACGAGGTAACATTATGA